In Pseudomonas fluorescens, a genomic segment contains:
- the kdpC gene encoding K(+)-transporting ATPase subunit C gives MTTQSIFKGLLRPVLVSAVFFMLLTGLAYPAFTTVAAQLLFPFQARGSLLERDGLVMGSALIGQHFTRPEYFHGRPSMTLGADPQDPSKSVSQPYNAGSSGASNLGPTSQKLVDQVAARVQAYRQDNGLATDAQVPVDAVTASASGLDPHISVANARLQLPRVARLRQLPEAELLQLVNAHTTARTLGLLGEPRVNVLQLNLALDARLPSRQPPIAASE, from the coding sequence ATGACGACTCAATCGATATTCAAAGGGCTGTTGCGCCCAGTGCTGGTTTCGGCGGTTTTTTTCATGCTGCTGACGGGGCTCGCATACCCGGCGTTCACCACCGTTGCCGCACAGCTGTTGTTTCCGTTCCAGGCCCGGGGTTCGCTGCTTGAACGCGACGGCCTGGTGATGGGCTCGGCGCTGATCGGCCAGCACTTCACCCGCCCGGAATACTTCCACGGCCGCCCGAGCATGACCCTCGGCGCCGACCCGCAAGACCCGAGCAAAAGCGTCTCGCAGCCGTACAACGCAGGCTCCAGCGGCGCGAGCAACCTGGGCCCCACCAGCCAGAAGCTGGTGGACCAGGTCGCCGCACGCGTCCAGGCCTATCGCCAGGACAACGGCCTGGCCACCGACGCGCAAGTGCCGGTGGACGCCGTCACCGCCTCCGCCTCCGGCCTCGACCCGCATATCTCGGTGGCCAACGCGCGGCTGCAACTGCCAAGGGTCGCCCGCCTGCGGCAACTCCCCGAAGCCGAGCTGCTGCAACTGGTCAACGCCCACACCACCGCGCGCACCCTCGGTTTGCTCGGCGAACCACGGGTCAATGTGCTGCAACTCAACCTTGCGCTGGACGCTCGCCTGCCATCGCGTCAGCCCCCCATTGCGGCCAGTGAGTAA
- the kdpA gene encoding potassium-transporting ATPase subunit KdpA yields the protein MLSTVLEFALVLGLMTGLAVLMGKWLTRVFTGTQHALPERCTYRLLGIDPRESMNWARYGSALLLSNAAMMLLGYFILRLQAVMPINPLGLAAQTPDLAFNTAVSFITNTNWQAYSGETSLSNFSQMAVITFLMCVGATSGVVAAAGFIRGLSRSSSGDIGNFWVDFTRTLYRVMLPLCVGMALVYVWQGMPQTFASQALATTLEGAQQQLIVGAVASFESIKHIGTNGGGFFSMNAAHPFENPTPLTNALHILSMLLIPSALTYTFGSMLLQRRQGWVFFGTFLVLFIGFLALVYGAEQNGNPRLTQAGANQTLSLEQSGGNMEGKELRFGIADSSLFIATTTAATTGSVNTMHDSLTPMGGFVPLAQMMLNCVFGGDGVGFINLIQYALLTVFLVGMMIGRSPEFLGKKIEAREMKLVMLSVLAPPISILGFTALAALWPDTMASLNNLGPHGFSEVLYAYTSGTANNGSAFAGLNANTPFFNTTIGLAMLIGRFFTLLPMLAVAGSLAMKKTVPAGAGTIPTATPLFMLLLVFVVLVVGGLTFLPALALGPLVEQLQLLSGQTYN from the coding sequence ATGTTAAGCACTGTGCTGGAATTTGCGCTGGTCCTGGGGTTGATGACGGGGCTCGCCGTATTGATGGGCAAATGGCTGACCCGGGTGTTTACCGGGACGCAGCATGCCTTGCCGGAACGCTGTACCTATCGCCTGTTGGGCATTGACCCACGGGAGAGCATGAACTGGGCTCGCTACGGTTCGGCGCTGCTGTTATCGAACGCAGCGATGATGCTGCTCGGTTATTTCATCCTGCGCCTGCAGGCGGTGATGCCGATCAACCCCTTGGGGCTGGCCGCACAAACCCCGGACCTGGCGTTCAACACCGCCGTGTCCTTTATTACCAATACCAACTGGCAGGCGTATTCGGGTGAAACCAGCCTGTCGAACTTCAGCCAGATGGCGGTCATCACCTTTCTGATGTGCGTCGGCGCCACCTCCGGCGTGGTCGCGGCAGCCGGCTTCATTCGCGGTTTGAGCCGTTCCAGTTCGGGCGATATCGGTAATTTCTGGGTCGACTTCACCCGCACGCTCTACCGCGTGATGCTGCCGCTGTGCGTGGGCATGGCGCTGGTCTATGTGTGGCAGGGCATGCCGCAAACCTTCGCCTCCCAGGCACTGGCGACAACGCTGGAAGGTGCGCAGCAGCAACTGATTGTCGGTGCGGTGGCCAGCTTTGAATCGATCAAGCATATTGGTACCAACGGTGGCGGCTTCTTCAGCATGAACGCCGCCCACCCCTTCGAAAACCCGACACCGCTGACCAACGCCCTGCACATCCTCAGCATGTTGCTGATCCCCTCCGCGCTGACCTACACCTTTGGCAGCATGCTGTTGCAGCGCCGTCAGGGCTGGGTGTTTTTCGGCACCTTCCTGGTGTTGTTCATCGGCTTCCTCGCACTGGTCTACGGCGCCGAGCAAAACGGCAACCCGCGGCTGACCCAGGCAGGTGCCAACCAGACCCTGTCGCTGGAACAAAGCGGCGGCAACATGGAAGGCAAGGAACTGCGTTTCGGTATCGCCGACAGCAGCCTGTTTATCGCCACCACCACGGCGGCCACCACCGGCTCGGTCAACACCATGCATGACTCGCTGACCCCCATGGGCGGCTTCGTGCCCCTGGCACAGATGATGCTCAACTGTGTGTTCGGCGGCGACGGCGTGGGCTTTATCAACCTGATCCAATACGCCCTGCTGACCGTGTTCCTGGTAGGCATGATGATTGGCCGCAGCCCGGAATTCCTCGGCAAGAAAATCGAAGCCCGGGAGATGAAACTGGTGATGCTCTCGGTACTCGCGCCCCCCATCAGCATCCTTGGTTTCACCGCCCTCGCCGCCCTCTGGCCCGACACCATGGCCAGCCTCAATAACCTTGGCCCGCATGGTTTCAGTGAGGTGCTGTACGCCTACACCTCGGGCACCGCCAACAACGGTTCGGCCTTTGCCGGATTGAACGCCAATACGCCGTTTTTCAACACCACCATCGGCCTGGCGATGTTGATCGGGCGCTTCTTCACCCTGCTGCCGATGCTGGCCGTGGCCGGCTCCCTGGCGATGAAAAAAACCGTGCCTGCTGGCGCCGGCACCATCCCCACCGCAACCCCGCTGTTCATGCTGCTTTTGGTGTTCGTGGTGCTGGTGGTGGGCGGCCTGACCTTTTTGCCGGCGCTCGCGCTCGGCCCGCTGGTGGAGCAACTGCAGTTGCTGTCCGGCCAGACGTACAACTGA
- the kdpF gene encoding K(+)-transporting ATPase subunit F: MLTLTFIYIASGFCAVGLFAYLGYALIRAEKF; the protein is encoded by the coding sequence GTGCTCACACTCACGTTCATCTATATCGCCAGCGGCTTCTGTGCCGTGGGGCTGTTCGCTTACTTGGGCTATGCCCTTATTCGCGCAGAAAAATTCTAG
- a CDS encoding catalase family protein — MMIRSRYDQPSLLARLWLRIGAFLGKTLLWLVGLGLLGWLASTAWFAWQHSGPVSPDEQIPPGEAVMTQGIIQTAVRIVDQHREGTRYLRDAHAKAHGCVKAEVSVPADLDPALRQGVFAEPDKTWQAMMRLSNGNAYPQFDSIRDARGMALKLLDVPGKQLLADQQARAEQDFVMFSHPNFFVSDVAEYAQNIGAQADGKKVLAFFPKADPRSWQVRHLFIALATLALAPASPTQTTYFSVSPYKFGAANAKFRVAPDPQSCPEYVLPKQNQDLPNFLRSALNQQLSTDRVPACFVLQIQRQNPQKYMPIEDTSIEWKESDAPYETVAKVKIPPQDFDTPALNLACDNQSFNPWFGVEAHRPIGGINRLRKAVYEAVSDYRHSRNL, encoded by the coding sequence ATGATGATCCGATCTCGATACGACCAACCTTCCCTGCTTGCCCGCCTGTGGCTGCGCATCGGCGCGTTTCTCGGCAAGACCCTGCTGTGGCTGGTGGGCCTGGGCCTGCTCGGCTGGCTGGCGAGCACGGCGTGGTTTGCCTGGCAGCACAGCGGCCCGGTGTCGCCGGATGAGCAGATCCCGCCCGGTGAAGCGGTGATGACCCAAGGCATTATCCAGACCGCTGTGCGCATCGTTGACCAGCACCGCGAAGGCACGCGTTACCTGCGCGATGCCCATGCCAAGGCCCATGGTTGCGTGAAGGCCGAAGTCAGCGTGCCCGCCGACCTCGATCCGGCATTGCGCCAGGGCGTCTTCGCTGAGCCGGACAAGACCTGGCAGGCGATGATGCGCCTGTCCAACGGCAACGCCTACCCGCAGTTCGACAGCATCCGCGATGCGCGCGGCATGGCGCTCAAGCTGCTCGATGTGCCAGGTAAGCAGCTGCTGGCGGACCAGCAGGCGCGGGCCGAACAGGACTTCGTGATGTTCAGCCACCCGAACTTCTTTGTCAGCGATGTGGCTGAATACGCGCAGAACATCGGCGCCCAGGCCGACGGCAAGAAAGTCCTGGCGTTCTTCCCCAAGGCCGACCCACGCAGTTGGCAAGTGCGCCACCTGTTTATCGCCCTGGCGACCCTGGCCCTCGCGCCGGCCAGCCCAACGCAGACCACCTACTTTTCGGTTTCGCCCTATAAGTTCGGTGCGGCCAACGCCAAGTTCCGTGTCGCGCCCGACCCGCAGAGCTGCCCGGAATACGTGCTGCCGAAACAGAACCAGGACCTGCCGAATTTCCTGCGCAGTGCCTTGAACCAGCAGTTGTCCACCGATCGCGTACCGGCGTGTTTCGTGCTGCAGATCCAGCGGCAGAACCCGCAGAAGTACATGCCGATCGAAGACACCAGCATCGAATGGAAGGAAAGCGATGCGCCCTATGAAACCGTGGCGAAGGTGAAGATCCCGCCACAGGATTTCGATACACCCGCGCTTAACCTGGCGTGCGACAACCAGTCGTTCAACCCGTGGTTTGGGGTAGAGGCGCACCGGCCCATCGGGGGGATCAATCGCTTGCGTAAAGCCGTGTATGAGGCGGTGAGTGATTATCGGCACAGCCGCAACTTGTAA